A region of the Desulfobaccales bacterium genome:
ATAATGGCTACTGGCATTTACCGCTTGCCAGGGATCGTTGTCCTTTTCGAAAAACCGGCGATACCACATCGCCTCATTTATATGAAATTTCCGCTTAATCCCAGGATATTTGAAAAAGTAGCCATTAGTAGAAAGCCAAAGCACATTCTTTTCCGATAGCCTGTCACCCTTTTCAAGTTTGAGTAGAATCTTTTTCATCGGGTACAGATGATGAACTTCGACATGGTAGATATCGTACTTTTGCCATAACTTTCGGCGAATATTTCTTTTCTCTTGTCCCTCAATTTTAGCGCGCAACATCTTAAAATCAGCCTCTCCCGTTTCTTCCAGCTTTCTAACAAATTCGCACAGATCGAACATGCCTTTATCACGGATCCACTGTTTGTCCTCGACAGATAATGCTCGATTTACATCCAACCGATCGAGAATCGAGGACAATTCACTTCCGACACCCGAATAATCGCCCATGTATGGAACGAAATATTTGGCTATGAGTTGATTATGGCGTTCAATGCTCAGGGGAGAAGACATTAAAGACAAATCCTTTTCAAAAACACCTGACTGGTAATGTCATATCGGCCTAAATCTTTGAAACCATAAATTGTCACCTGGGACGGTGGATTCCTGGTTTGGTGCGGGCACGAACCTCGGTAAAGCTCCATTTGTAGCCCGGGCGCGCCAGGTTCTATGACATATTAAATTCCTCGTTCATGTATTTTCTTGTCAAAAGACGAGAATAGTTTTTCTGGTGAAAATTCTTCTATTTTGTACTTAGAAAATCATCCCTATCCCGGAGGGCAAGGATGCAGGTCATCGATTTTCCCTGGGCTTGGCGTGCCGTTATGAACGCTGAACGAGGAATAGAATATAGCTTGCCAGCCCAGGAACTTATCACCGGTCCAGCAAAAGAAAAACCTATGAACTTCATATCTTCCCAGTGCATATGTGGGGGGAAGAATTTTAGAGGTCTCTGCCGATGGTGTGCAATGTTGCATGCTGGAAAGAGGGTGATCCAGAGGTCGAAAAGAGTCGATCTGTTCTATATATGAAAAATCTGTTCAGCTGGTAATAAGTTAAGAATCAGAGCAGGTATCCGTCTTTTATCATCAAACTTTTCGTCAATATTACAACATGGTTTAAGAGTGATAATAATCAAAGAATCATTCCTAAAAACTGAAAACCGCCCCCAGCAAGGGGCCGTGAAACCAACCGTGGATCGCAATATCCTTAGTGCTACCACTTCCCGAAAAATAACGGCCGCGATAGCCACCGTAGATACGAATGTTTTTATGCACCTGGTAACCCAGCAAAGCCTCAAGCACACTGTCAACGTTGTTGTAAGCGACAAAGCCAAAGCCACCGCAGTCGGCTCTGAGCAGCAGGTTAACCTTCGGCGTAAACCAGAAACCAATCCGCATCCCCAGGAAAGGTTCAAAAATCGAGAACTGGAGTGAACTAACCAGTGACCCGCCGCGGGTTACCAGCTCCTGGCCCGAAGTATCGGTTAGAGTGGCATTCAGGCCCAGCCTGATGTCCTGATTGAGGTAAGTGTAACGAAGACCACCCAAAAGCTCGAATGATGCCACGGGAACCGGCTTGTCGGGAGTGATAGGTATGGTTCCTACGAGATAGCGCACTCCTACATCCTGCCAAAGGAGGCGAGACCAAAGCTTAAGGTTGCCCGAAAGTTGCAGGCGCACCGGAACAGGAAGCAGCTGGCCTTTTAGCTCCCTGGCCCCGCCGGCACTGATGGAATCGCCGATATAGATAAAATTGGTGTCGGATATCAAGCCCCATCTACCATACCAGATCTCCAACCGGCCCATGCCTCCCATGACTTTGCTGAAAAGCAAGGGGACCAGGTTATACCAGGGGACGTCGGCCACGGTGGTGCCCCTGAATCTACCCTGGTGGCTGAGGTCAAGATGAGCCCCTGGAACCCATAAATACGGGGCCAGAAAGAACTGCCAGCCTTTTTTATAGATGGGGAGGCGGTCATCTTCCTTGGCGGCATCAGCTTTTTCCTTGGCGACAACCGACTCCTCTTTGACTAAGGCTGGCTCCTCCTGTGAGTAAGCACCCGTGCACCAGACGAGCAGTAGGATGATGATAAGTGTGACTTTCCATCCCCTCATGGTTTCCCCTCCAGATGGTAATTCCCCGGAGCTCCCTGCACCGGATATTAGAGCGAACCCCTACTCCCAGGCAAAGATCTTTTTCCAATCCTTTTTCATGGAGATGACGAACCAGCCATCCTGCTTCGCCTCATCGTAAAGCGCCTGGGTGAAGGTGCCGACCTTGGTGGCCGGTAGCCCCTCGGCCGGGCCATAGGCATACTCGCGCTGGGCATCGTCATGCAGCACCAGCATCATAAGCCGCGCCCCGGAGCCTGCCCCGGTGTACTCCAGCATCTCCCGGTCGCCCCCGGAGTTGCCAAAGGCGGCCAAGGGGCGCTTGCCGATGAACAGGTTGATACCGATGGCCTTGCCGGCGTGGTCGTCAATGAATAACACCTTGGGCAGCCGCATGAGCACCGGCTTGCGGTCCTGATACTCATACTTGGTGGCGATGCTCGAGCCCACCACCTGCTCCGGCGGTATGTCGTAGACTTGCTCGCTGTATACTCGGACAAACTCCTGGCCGCCGCCGGTGACGATGAAAGTCTTGAAGCCGTTGACCCGGAGATAGTGCATGACCTCCAGCATGGGGAGGTACACGAGTTCGGTGTAGGGCTTCTGGAAGCGAGGATGCTTGGCCCGGGCCAACCATTCCTGGGCGATCTTTAGAAACGCCTCGGTGGTCATACCGGCGTGCGTAGCCCCAATGATTTTGGCCCACTCCTGCTCGGTGAAACTGGCAATGGCCCCCTGGTCGTTCCCCAGGATCGCTTTGAAGGGATGCTCGTTCTTCCACTCTAGATGCTTGGGCGCAAGTTCGTGCACCCGGTCCAGGGCAAACATAGCCTGGGTGTAGATAGGATGTTCCACCCACAACGTGCCGTCCTGGTCGAAGGTGGCGAGGCGGTCCGCCGGCGGCACATAAGCAACGCTGGACTTATCCGTAACTTTCCGGACAAAACTCACGATCGCCTGCTTCGCCGGCCCTTCGTTCCAGGAGGGCAACGGGTCCTGGGCCAGGGCCAGGCCGGTAAAGGTCAAGACCGCACAAGTCCCAATGAGGCAAAGAACCACGATTTTCCTAAGAACATTTCTCCATTTCACAGCTAACCCTTCTGTTGGAGATAAGGGGAGTGCGGGCCAGAGTAGCCCAGGCATGGCTTCCTCCATTCTTGGTTGGTTTCTCAGGCAGCTTCGTCTATGGGCCGTAGCCAGTGGGACGAAGCCGATAAATAGGGTTAGAAAGAGAGAAGCCGCCAGGGGCTTGTTGATGATGATTCCAGCCAACAAATGCGGAACGGCACCCCTCGATTTATTTAAGCATTCTTTTAACTAATTCAAGGATAAGATCATTACTTTGCAAGTGACCCCTCTCTGCGCTGCCTCCTTGACAACGGCTAAATGGGCACTACTTTTTAGCTAATTATTGTCTTCCCAGTTTTCTCACCCTTATGAGCCCTCTCCATGAGCAATGAAAACCTACCCCCCCGAATCCACGTGCTGGCCAAGCCCACCGGGGCGACCTGCAACCTGAACTGTTCCTATTGCTTTTTTCTGAATAAAGAGCAGCTCTACCCCGGCAGTCACTTTCGCATGAGTGATGCGGTATTGGAGCATTACATTCGGCAGCTCATCGAGTCCCATCGCACTGATAAGGTGACGGTGGCCTGGCAGGGCGGAGAACCGACTCTGATGGGCATCGACTTCTATAAGCGCGCCCTCGAATTCCAGAACCAGTACCAGCGGCCGGGCATGAGCTTCGAAAACACCATGCAAACCAACGGCACGCTCCTGAACGACGCATGGTGCGAATTTTTCCGCGAGCAGGGCTTTCTCATCGGCATCAGTATCGACGGTCCGGTTGAACTGCACGATGTCTACCGGGTGGACAAGAGCGGCCGGCCAACCTTTGACCGGGTGATGCGCGGCCTGCGGCTGTTGCAGAAGCACGGGGTGGAATACAACATTCTGACCACCGTTAATCGGCGCAACGCTGATCACCCCCTCGAGGTTTACCGATTTTTAAGGGACGAAGCCGGCGCCACCTGGATGCAGTTCATTCCGGCCATCGAGCGCCTCAACCAAGCAGGGGTTTCCCTTTACCAGGAAGGGACCTCCGTTTCGGAGCGTTCAGTGCTGCCGGAACAGCTCGGCAATTTTCTGAGCACCATTTTTGACGAATGGGTCCGGCATGACGTCGGCCGCGTGTTCGTGCAGACCTTCGAGGCGACCGTGAGAAACTGGCTGGGCCTGCCTTCCTCCGGCATGTGCGTCTTCGATGCCACGTGCGGTCATGGACTTGCCCTGGAGCACAACGGCGACCTGTATTCCTGTGACCATTTTGTCGAGCCCAAGTACCTACTGGGCAACATCCGACAAACTCACATGATGGATCTGGCAGGCTCAGAGCAGCAGCGCACCTTTGGCCGCGCCAAGCTTTCGACGCTGCCCCGTTATTGCCGGGAATGCGAGGTGGGCTTCGCCTGTAAGGGCGAATGTCCCAAAAATCGGTTTCTTACCACGCCGGAGGGGGAACCGGGACTAAACTATTTGTGTGCGGGTTACCGGGCCTTCTTCCACCACGTCGACCGCCCTTTGAAGATCATGGCTGGCTTGCTGCGCCGGGGCCATCCAGCCGCGCAGGTCATGGAAGTCCTCACCGATGAGGCTGGCCGGTCCGCCCTACCGTTTTCCAAAACCGGTCGCAATGATCCCTGCCCGTGCGGCAGTGGTCTTAAGTTCAAGAAATGTCACGGCCGGGAGGTGAATGTCCAGGCCAGGAGAACTTCCCTGTAATTAACGCGGCCTCACCCATGCCGGGAAACCTCTGAACCAGGAGTCCAAGCTTAATGATCAACTGTTTTATTGCACCCTAAAAAGGAGGATTTATGCCAGCAGAGAAGCAACCCAACATTCTGGTCATCTGGGGCGATGACATCGGCATGTGGAACATCAGTGCCTATAGCCACGGCATGATGGGCTACCGGACACCGAACATCGACCGCATCGCCGCAGAAGGGATCATGTTCACCGATTGCTATGGCGAGCAGAGCTGCACCGCGGGGCGTTCGGCGTTCATCACCGGCCAAAGCGTCTTCCGCACCGGCTTGAGCAAGGTGGGGATGCCGGGAGCCGATATAGGCCTGCGCGGCGAAGATCCCACCATCGCCGAGTTGTTGAAGCCGCTGGGCTACGCCACCGGTCAGTTCGGCAAGAATCACCTGGGTGACAAGGACGAATTTCTGCCTACCAAGCACGGGTTCGATGAGTTCTTCGGGTTCCTGTACCACCTGAACGCCTGCGAGGAGCCGGAACTGCGCGACTATCCCCCCGAAGCCGACTTTCCCAACTTCAGGAAGAACTACGGCCCCCGGGGCGTGCTCCGCTGTTCCGCCGACGGCCGCATCGAAGATACCGGCCAGCTAACCAAAAAGCGGATGGAGACCATCGACGACGAGGTCCTGGATGCAGCCACGGAATACATCGACCGCCAGGTCAAAGCCGATAAGCCGTTCTTCGTGTGGTTCAACACCTCGCACATGCACTTCCGGACCCATGCCAAGCCCGAGAGCCTCGGCCAGTCCGGCCGCTGGCAGTCGGAATACCACGACGTCATGATCGACCACGATAAGTGCGTGGGCGCCCTGCTGCAGCAACTGGATGACCTGGGCATCGCCGACAACACCATCGTCATGTACAGCACCGACAACGGGCCGCATATGAACTCCTGGCCCGACGGCGCCATGACGCCCTTTCGCAACGAGAAGGATTCCAACTGGGAAGGCGCCTTCCGGGTGCCTGCTATGATACGCTGGCCCGGCAAGATCAAGGCCGGCACCGTGTCCAACGAGATCGTCAGCCACCTGGACTGGTTACCCACCTTCCTGGCCGCCGCGGGCGACCCGAACATCAAGGAGAAACTCCTCAAAGGCCATCAGGCGGGGGCCAAGACCTTCAAGGTGCACCTGGACGGCTACAACCTCCTGCCTTTCTTAAAGGGCGAGGTTGAGAAAAGCTCTCGGGTGGAGTATTTCTACTTCTCCGACGACGGCGACCTCATGGCTCTGCGGTACGATAATTGGAAGCTGATCTTCATGGAGCAGCGGATGGTAGGCACCCTGCGGATCTGGCAGGAGCCGCTGGTGCCGTTACGGTTTCCAAAGCTCTTTAATCTGCGCACGGACCCCTTCGAGCGGGCGGACATCACCTCAAACACTTACTGGGACTGGGTGCTCGATCACGTTTACCTGTTTCTGCCGGCGCAGAAAGTCGTGGGAGAATTTCTGATGACGTTCCAGGAGTATCCCCCGCGCCAGAAGGCGGCGAGCTTCACCATCGACCAGGTGTTGCAGAAACTCCTGGGGGGCGCCGGTAGTCGTTAACGTTATCTTAATACCCCGCAGATTCAATGGCACAGAGGATTTGCGGGGTACGCCTTTTCAATAAACATCGGTTATATCGGGTCGAAAGCAGGAGGCCCCGATCATTCCATCAAATAGCCAAAGCATCGAGGTTCGCATGCCTCTCTTGCACATCTCAATCTCAGACGCTTTAATAATTTTCTTTTTAACTCTCGGTCCGCTCAAGGCCATTGCCCCTTTTGCGCAGTTGACTCAGGGAACCGACTCTGCCTTTCGCCGGACCTTAGCCTGGCGGGCCACGGCGATTGCCACGCTTATCGTGATTATTGTGGCCCTGTTAGGTGCAGTCATCCTACAAAATTGGCATGTTTCCGTCGCCGCGATCGTCATCACCGGGGGCCTCATCCTCTTCTGCCAGGCATTCCAGCTGATCATGCAGCCCTCGGCCGTTGCGCCACCTCCCCAGCAAAAACCCGGACAGGCTCCGCCAACCATGGCGATGGCCCAATTCTCCCTGGCCCTTCCTATCCTGGTCACTGCTCCCGGCATCGCGGCCATTGTCGGATTCATGGCTATTGCCGGAGGCGATTGGACTCAAAAAGGCATTGTCTTCGCGTCGTTACTGGTGATCATGGGGCTGAACCTGGTCACCCTACTAAACATGGAGGCGATTTTAAAACGTGGCCCCTCACCTGCGCTTAAAGTCCTGGGATGGGTGATGGCCATACTCCAAGCGGCGCTGGCGGCGCAATATATAATTAATGGTCTGGTTCGGTTAGGGGCGCTCCCCACTCTGGGATCATAGGGTAAGAAATGAGATGAATGTCTCCAACGAACTCGCTAGAGAACGCACCCGCGAGGCTGCTGACCGAACCCTTATGGCATGGATTCGTACCTGCCTCTCGTTGATTGGGTTCGGGTTTGGCATCGCCAAATTCCGGGACATTTTGGTTGAAGGTGGTCTTATCCGCCGAGCCGGCGATAATATTAACTCCACCATGATTTTTGGATTGAGTTTTATCTCCCTCGGCATCCTTGGTCTCCTCGCCGCGGTTATCCAACATTGGCGAATTCTGCACCATATCAAGCTTGAGGATTTCCAATATACCGGCTTCCGCCCAGTGGTAATGATAACCGCGATCCTATTGCTGCTCATCGGGCTCTTTGCTTTCATCTCTATCCTGCTAAGGGTTTAATAGTAAATGAAAGATAGAATTATGAAGGCTCAATAGATTGAAAAGAACCAGTATTTGAGAAGGGCCTTCGTACTTGATAGCTTGCCATCCCCTTCACTTATCAGCGAGCCATCAAAAATAGCATGAATGATTTGCATATAGAAATGGGCCTGTTGTAAGGCGCATTTTCAGGCTCCATCACATTGAGGAAAGGACAAGGACCCAATAGTTTTAAACCTACCCTCACGGTTGTCACCCCAAAAAGCGCTGTTAAAAGCTTATCTCAAGCATCATTCCCAGCCAATCCCTTCGGTACTTATCAATTCAATAGATAGATCAAGACACTAATATCAGTACTATAAGGAATCTTTATATTATTAGCGCAATTACTGCAATTAAATACCATAGTTACTTGCTAAGGAGAGTTATAAAGCCATCTTATTTGACTTTACAAGCTATTTGTGTTACATTTACAATTATGACACACCAAAAGCAGGCCTCAAAGCGTAGTATTGAGATAGTAAAGCAAATTATTAAGGCTCATCAGAGGCTATTTGATGATGTCTTTGTTGAAGATGCACACGAAATACAAGCTATTCTGCAGCAAATGATTCATGGGAAGCCTAACCACAAGTCTGTCATGCTTTATCAATACTTACTTGGATGCTTTCTTTTTGCTGGGGGTGGGGACCAGTCGAACTTAGGCTACTACGCCAAGCAGCGGGTCAAACCGACCTTAAACAGGGTCAAACGAGTTGTCACAGCCGCTCAGTGCCCGAAGTTAGCCACTTTTGAAGCGTTTAAGAGTTGCGGCTACCAAAAAACCACGCAAAAGTGCAATGAACCGGCTTTCTTGGGAACCTGTCCACTGCCGACTTTCGACATGAAACGGGGGTCTTTGAATCACATGGCGTTCTCGCTGTTCTTTTTTCTGCGAGATGTCTGTAGGAGGGACTTTTACGCATATGTCATGCAGCACTTTGGGGAGGGCCAGTTGCCCGCTGGGGCCATCAACGAGCGCCTCCACGACTTCATCAAGAAAGTCACCACAATTGCCAACGTCGGCCCGAAGCTGGCTCACATGGCCCTGTCCAGCCTGTTCTTGACCCGCTACCCTGGCTGGGACTATCGCCAAGTGGGGCTGCACATGATTGCCGTCGACAGCCTGGTTCACAACTTCCTTCACCGGACCGGTATTTTGGACAGCTACCAGCTCGACCATGCCTATGGACCTCGCTGCCACACGGAAAAGGGGTGTTTGGGGGTGATCCAAGATTTGGCCAGCCGAATTGACTGCCGGGAGTTTAACCCCAACCTTCCAGCCCACTTTCCCCGGTTCATTCAGTACCACATATGGGCCTATTGCGCCAAAGACGGCGAAAACATTTGCAACGGCAACAAGTGCAAGTCCGGCAAGCCGAACTCGGCATGCATCCTTCACCAACAGCGGTTGTGCAACCAGTTGCCGCCGCAAAAACCAGCCAATCAACCTGTGGACCCTTACTTATTCCCATGAACCACGCCAAGAAGGGGTATTTAACCATGTCAACGTTAGAAGCCCACTGCCAGGAGTCCATGAGGCGGTTTGGACAGGCGTTCGAGGCAGTCCACCGGTGGCTGGATGAACTTGCAGGAAAGCCGCCTTATGGGATGCGTCACCGCCGGGTCCGGCACCATGAGGCTGGCATGAGGGAAGCCAAGGTCCTGTTTGGTGACATAGCTGGCGAAGTGGCTCGGCACCACATCATTTCCGACCTCAAGGAAGAAGGCTGGACCGAGACTGATCCATTTCCCCGGGATGAGCAGCACTATGTGGCATTGGGCCTGTTTTGAACCGAGTGGCTCATGAACAACAAGGAAGGCCATGGACAGCGAACGTGAACTAAAATGTTTGGCAGCAGTGTGGGCCCTGAGGGGGATTCTCACCCCGGCAGGGTTCAAAGACTTTA
Encoded here:
- a CDS encoding tetratricopeptide repeat protein, with protein sequence MSSPLSIERHNQLIAKYFVPYMGDYSGVGSELSSILDRLDVNRALSVEDKQWIRDKGMFDLCEFVRKLEETGEADFKMLRAKIEGQEKRNIRRKLWQKYDIYHVEVHHLYPMKKILLKLEKGDRLSEKNVLWLSTNGYFFKYPGIKRKFHINEAMWYRRFFEKDNDPWQAVNASSHYRKANLPTEALKVLSKIEVTSQRNKHLKSALCTTKGACKRDLHQFDDAIQLAESALSFDPDSFHPCTLLGVVYYEKGNYSLGDEWFAEAVKRGANIDDVDHELHSIFMRANKAKQEELKGYLLSVDSVRYGWVNKPSRGKKGNGKTAHNRSINFENRDLG
- a CDS encoding DUF202 domain-containing protein — protein: MNVSNELARERTREAADRTLMAWIRTCLSLIGFGFGIAKFRDILVEGGLIRRAGDNINSTMIFGLSFISLGILGLLAAVIQHWRILHHIKLEDFQYTGFRPVVMITAILLLLIGLFAFISILLRV
- a CDS encoding arylsulfatase, translating into MPAEKQPNILVIWGDDIGMWNISAYSHGMMGYRTPNIDRIAAEGIMFTDCYGEQSCTAGRSAFITGQSVFRTGLSKVGMPGADIGLRGEDPTIAELLKPLGYATGQFGKNHLGDKDEFLPTKHGFDEFFGFLYHLNACEEPELRDYPPEADFPNFRKNYGPRGVLRCSADGRIEDTGQLTKKRMETIDDEVLDAATEYIDRQVKADKPFFVWFNTSHMHFRTHAKPESLGQSGRWQSEYHDVMIDHDKCVGALLQQLDDLGIADNTIVMYSTDNGPHMNSWPDGAMTPFRNEKDSNWEGAFRVPAMIRWPGKIKAGTVSNEIVSHLDWLPTFLAAAGDPNIKEKLLKGHQAGAKTFKVHLDGYNLLPFLKGEVEKSSRVEYFYFSDDGDLMALRYDNWKLIFMEQRMVGTLRIWQEPLVPLRFPKLFNLRTDPFERADITSNTYWDWVLDHVYLFLPAQKVVGEFLMTFQEYPPRQKAASFTIDQVLQKLLGGAGSR
- a CDS encoding MarC family protein; its protein translation is MPLLHISISDALIIFFLTLGPLKAIAPFAQLTQGTDSAFRRTLAWRATAIATLIVIIVALLGAVILQNWHVSVAAIVITGGLILFCQAFQLIMQPSAVAPPPQQKPGQAPPTMAMAQFSLALPILVTAPGIAAIVGFMAIAGGDWTQKGIVFASLLVIMGLNLVTLLNMEAILKRGPSPALKVLGWVMAILQAALAAQYIINGLVRLGALPTLGS
- a CDS encoding HAD family hydrolase — translated: MKWRNVLRKIVVLCLIGTCAVLTFTGLALAQDPLPSWNEGPAKQAIVSFVRKVTDKSSVAYVPPADRLATFDQDGTLWVEHPIYTQAMFALDRVHELAPKHLEWKNEHPFKAILGNDQGAIASFTEQEWAKIIGATHAGMTTEAFLKIAQEWLARAKHPRFQKPYTELVYLPMLEVMHYLRVNGFKTFIVTGGGQEFVRVYSEQVYDIPPEQVVGSSIATKYEYQDRKPVLMRLPKVLFIDDHAGKAIGINLFIGKRPLAAFGNSGGDREMLEYTGAGSGARLMMLVLHDDAQREYAYGPAEGLPATKVGTFTQALYDEAKQDGWFVISMKKDWKKIFAWE
- a CDS encoding anaerobic sulfatase maturase translates to MSNENLPPRIHVLAKPTGATCNLNCSYCFFLNKEQLYPGSHFRMSDAVLEHYIRQLIESHRTDKVTVAWQGGEPTLMGIDFYKRALEFQNQYQRPGMSFENTMQTNGTLLNDAWCEFFREQGFLIGISIDGPVELHDVYRVDKSGRPTFDRVMRGLRLLQKHGVEYNILTTVNRRNADHPLEVYRFLRDEAGATWMQFIPAIERLNQAGVSLYQEGTSVSERSVLPEQLGNFLSTIFDEWVRHDVGRVFVQTFEATVRNWLGLPSSGMCVFDATCGHGLALEHNGDLYSCDHFVEPKYLLGNIRQTHMMDLAGSEQQRTFGRAKLSTLPRYCRECEVGFACKGECPKNRFLTTPEGEPGLNYLCAGYRAFFHHVDRPLKIMAGLLRRGHPAAQVMEVLTDEAGRSALPFSKTGRNDPCPCGSGLKFKKCHGREVNVQARRTSL